CACCACCGGAGCCCGGTCAGTGCGTCGAGTCGCTGCGTCGGCTCGGCGAGGACGTTTCGGGAGGGCAGCGACATCTCGTCTCGGTTCCGGTATCGGGGGCGGTCGATAGTCCAGGATACCCGGCGCCTCGCCCGGACCCCGCCGCCCCGTAGAATTCCAGTGATGAGCACCCCGCAGATCGACGTCGTCATTCCCGTGCACTCCGCCACCCGTCCCGTGGATCGCGCCGTGCGGTCCGTCCTCGACGGGACGAGCGCGGACGTGCGCGTCAACGTCGTGGCGCACAACATCGACCCGGCCGTGATCGCGTCGAACCTGGGCACGCTGCTGTCGGACGCCCGCGTGCGCCTGCTCCCGTTCGAGGACGGCATCCGCTCCCCTGCGGGGCCCATGAACCACGGCATCGATCAGGCGACCGCCCCCTTCCTCTCCGTGATGGGATCGGACGACGAACTCGCTCCTGGGGCCATCGACTCGTGGCTGCGCCTGCAGGCGGAGACCGGTGCGACGACGGTTCTCGCGCGCATCCGCATCGTCGGGCGCGGAAGCGATCCGTATCCTCCGGTGCGCAACGGTCGGCGTCAGCGGGAACTCGACGCCAGGAAGGATCGGCTGACCTACCGCTCCGCGCCGCTCGGCGTTGTCGACCGGCAGCGGTTCGCCGACCTCCGCTTCACCGAAGGACTGCCGTCCGGCGAGGACCTCGCGTACACCGCCACGCTGTGGTTCACCGGTCAGCACATCGCCTATGACATGACGGGGCCCGCCTACCTCGTGCACGATGACGCCGACGACCGGGTCACCTTCTCGAGCAGAGACGTCGCCGCGGACTTCGCGTTCCTCGACGCCATCGAGACCGCCCCCTGGTATCCCCGCCTCCGTCGCGCCGAGCGCCGGGCACTCGCGATCAAGATCCTGCGGGTGCACCTGTTCGATGCGATCCTCGCGCGCGCGAACGCGCCGGAAGGACTCGGCGCGCACCGGCTCGACCTGATCGCCGTGATCGAGCGCCTGGAGCGGATGGCCCCCGGAGTGCTGCGGCTCCTCGCGAGGGTCGACCGCCAGGTGATCGACGAGCTCCAGGTGAACGAGCCGGAGAAGGCGCGGATCCTCCACCTCCTCGACGCGCGGTGGAACTATCGCACGATCGGCGCGCTCACGCCCAGGAATCCGTTCCTCGCCCTGCACGGGCAGGCGCCGTTCCGCACCCTGTTCGCGGGGCTGCGCTCGATGAGCGCAGCCTGACCGCAGTCCCCGACCCGATTCGACTCAGTCGAGGTCTCGGGCGAGCCCGGCGAGCACGACCTGCTCGGCGAAGTCCGGAAGCATCGAGGCCACCTCCAGGAACGTGCCGGAGGCGGCGATCACGCCCTCGTCGACGTAGCAGATCCGGTCGTAGTCCTTGATCGTCGAGAGGCGGTGCGCCACCGAGATCAGCGTGACCTCACCCTGCAGCGCGCGGATCGACTTCGTGACCTCGTCCTCGGTCTTGGTGTCGAGCGAGCTGGTCGCCTCGTCTAGCACGAGCACGAGAGGATCGGTGTAGAGCGCGCGTGCGATGCCGAGGCGCTGCTGCTGACCGCCGGACAGCGATACGCCGCGCTCCCCGATGCGCTCGTGCATGCCGCCGGGCCGAGAGCGGATCAGCGGTCCGAGCTGTGCGCGCTCCAGCGCGTTGAGAACCCGTTCCTCGTCGACTTCCTCGGTCCAGGTGAGAGCGACGTTCTGCGCGATGCTGCCGTCGAACAGCGCGACGCGCTGCGGGACGTAGCCGACGCGGCCGCGCCACTGCTTGAGCACCGATCTGAGCGGCGCGCCGTCGATCGAGATCTCTCCTCGGGAGGCCTGGCTCAGGCCGAGCAGCAGGTCGATCAGCGTGGACTTGCCGGCTCCAGACGGCCCGACGATTCCGAGCGAGCTGCCGAGCGGGATGTCGAGGGACATTCCGCGGATGACGTCCTCGGTGGCGCCCGGGTAGCGGAATCGCACATCGTCGAGACGGAGCTCCCGCGGGTTCTCCGAGAGGATCGCGGTGTCCGCCGGGGTCGTGGAGGTCTCCATGTCCTTCTCGGCCGACATGAGGTCGCCGATGACATCGAGAGCCGAGGGCGTGCTCGCCACCGCCTGCACGATGCCGCCCTGGATGCCCGTGATCGCCGGGATCAGCCGGAATCCGGTGGCGGCGAACAGCGCGACGGACGACAGCGCGGCCGTGAGGCCGCCCTGCCAGAACGAGAACCCGCCGATGAGGATGACACCGCCGATCAGCGCGGCCTCGAACGCGAAGCCGGGGATGATGCCGAGGAACGAGCCGTTGGCCCGCGCACGCACAGACCGGCTGCGGTTCGCGGTGACGAGGTCGGAGACCTCGGAGAGACGGTTGCGGAGGCTCAGCTCCTTGAGCGCCTCGATCATCTCCGTCATCAGGATGGCGACCCGGTAGCTGTACGTGAGGTTGACCTGCGCGGCCTCGAGCGACCGCTTGGTGACGACCTGGTGCACGATGAGCGCCACGAGCCCCAGGTAGCCGAAGGCGATGATGGCCGTCCAGGGGTCGGCCACGAGAAGCACTGCGATGATCAGCACGAACGTGAAGATCATGCTCGGAACGCGCATCAGCGGCAGCAGGAACCCCGCCATCGTGTTGGCGATGCCGGCATCCGCGATGCGGGTGATCTCGGCGACGGAGCGCTTCGAGCGCTCCTCCCAGCTCGAGTTGATGTACGCGTTGAACATCCGATCGCCGATCTCCAGCTCGTACTGGGCGAAACGGCGCGTGGCGAACCAGTGCAGCGTGACAGAGAGCACGGACTTGAGGATGATCAGGACGCAGGCGGCGAGAGCGAGCAGCGGCATCATCTCGGCCGACACCTCGCCGATGATGGGCAGCGACAGGGTTCCGCCCGAGAGAGCGGGACCGATGATGAGCGCCAGCAGCGACATCGCGATGACGTCGAGTGCGGTGATCACGGTCGTCGCGACCATGTAGCCGGCGAAGTAACGCCGTGCGCCTTCGGGCAGCAGCGGAAGGAGGTCCTTCAGGACCGGCCAGATTCTCTTCATACGCTCCGCTGCTCAGAAAGTGGTCGACACGCCGGTGGCGGCCGAGGTGACCGCACCCTCGACGACGGCGAGGGTGTGCAGACCCTGCTCCATGGTCACGAGGTCGCTCGGCTTGCCCAGGACGGCATCGCGGAACGCCTCGTGCTCCACCTTGAGCGGCTCGCGCTTCGCGTAGGAGTACCGGGTGATGTCCCCCTCCGAGACGCCGCGGAACGACGAGATCGAGTCCCACTCGAGCGGGATCGTGCCGTTGGCGTAGAAGGTGAGGTCGCCGGTCGCGGTGTCCGCGATGAACGTGCCGCGTTCGCCGGTGACGACGGTGACGCGCTCCTTCATCGGCGAGAGCCAGTTGACGAGGTGGTTCACGATCACACCGTTCGCCAGGCGACCGGTGACGGTGATCATGTCCTCGAACTCGCGGCCGCTGCGGTGCGCCGTCTGCGCGAACACGGTCCGGTACTCGCTCTGGGCGACCCAGCTGGTCAGGTCGATGTCGTGGGAGGCCAGGTCCTTGGCGACGCCGACATCGGCGATGCGCGCGGGGAACGTGCTCTGACGACGAGTGGCGATCTGGAACACGTCTCCGAGCTCACCTGCCTCCAGGCGGCGGCGCATCTCCTGCAGAGCGGGGTTGAAGCGCTCGACGTGACCGACGGCGCCGATGAGGCCCCGTGATGCGAAGGCATCGGTCATCCGACGCCCCGCCTCGACGTTGTGGGCGATCGGCTTCTCGACGAGCGTGTGCACGCCGGCCTCGGCCAGCTTGAGCGCCGCGTCCTCGTGGAAGCGGGTCGGCACGGCGACCACGGCGATGTCGATTCCGGCCGCGATGAGCGCGTCGATGTCGGGGAGGACCTCGAGTCCGCCGGCGACACCGTGGGGGTCTCCCCCGGGATCGGCGATGGCGACGAGGTCGACGCCGTCGACGTCGCGCAGCACGCGGGCGTGGTGGCGACCCATCATCCCGACGCCGAGAAGACCGGCACGCAGATCGGCCATCAGGCGCCCGCTCCTGCGACGGTGTTGACGGCGG
This genomic interval from Microbacterium sp. LWH11-1.2 contains the following:
- a CDS encoding ABC transporter ATP-binding protein — its product is MKRIWPVLKDLLPLLPEGARRYFAGYMVATTVITALDVIAMSLLALIIGPALSGGTLSLPIIGEVSAEMMPLLALAACVLIILKSVLSVTLHWFATRRFAQYELEIGDRMFNAYINSSWEERSKRSVAEITRIADAGIANTMAGFLLPLMRVPSMIFTFVLIIAVLLVADPWTAIIAFGYLGLVALIVHQVVTKRSLEAAQVNLTYSYRVAILMTEMIEALKELSLRNRLSEVSDLVTANRSRSVRARANGSFLGIIPGFAFEAALIGGVILIGGFSFWQGGLTAALSSVALFAATGFRLIPAITGIQGGIVQAVASTPSALDVIGDLMSAEKDMETSTTPADTAILSENPRELRLDDVRFRYPGATEDVIRGMSLDIPLGSSLGIVGPSGAGKSTLIDLLLGLSQASRGEISIDGAPLRSVLKQWRGRVGYVPQRVALFDGSIAQNVALTWTEEVDEERVLNALERAQLGPLIRSRPGGMHERIGERGVSLSGGQQQRLGIARALYTDPLVLVLDEATSSLDTKTEDEVTKSIRALQGEVTLISVAHRLSTIKDYDRICYVDEGVIAASGTFLEVASMLPDFAEQVVLAGLARDLD
- a CDS encoding Gfo/Idh/MocA family oxidoreductase gives rise to the protein MADLRAGLLGVGMMGRHHARVLRDVDGVDLVAIADPGGDPHGVAGGLEVLPDIDALIAAGIDIAVVAVPTRFHEDAALKLAEAGVHTLVEKPIAHNVEAGRRMTDAFASRGLIGAVGHVERFNPALQEMRRRLEAGELGDVFQIATRRQSTFPARIADVGVAKDLASHDIDLTSWVAQSEYRTVFAQTAHRSGREFEDMITVTGRLANGVIVNHLVNWLSPMKERVTVVTGERGTFIADTATGDLTFYANGTIPLEWDSISSFRGVSEGDITRYSYAKREPLKVEHEAFRDAVLGKPSDLVTMEQGLHTLAVVEGAVTSAATGVSTTF
- a CDS encoding glycosyltransferase, yielding MSTPQIDVVIPVHSATRPVDRAVRSVLDGTSADVRVNVVAHNIDPAVIASNLGTLLSDARVRLLPFEDGIRSPAGPMNHGIDQATAPFLSVMGSDDELAPGAIDSWLRLQAETGATTVLARIRIVGRGSDPYPPVRNGRRQRELDARKDRLTYRSAPLGVVDRQRFADLRFTEGLPSGEDLAYTATLWFTGQHIAYDMTGPAYLVHDDADDRVTFSSRDVAADFAFLDAIETAPWYPRLRRAERRALAIKILRVHLFDAILARANAPEGLGAHRLDLIAVIERLERMAPGVLRLLARVDRQVIDELQVNEPEKARILHLLDARWNYRTIGALTPRNPFLALHGQAPFRTLFAGLRSMSAA